Part of the Natrialbaceae archaeon AArc-T1-2 genome, ACGATCGACCGGACGATCCAGGCCCAGCAACAACAGGAGGTACAGGATTCCCTGCTCGTCGCCAGCCACGCCGACGAGGCGGAGAACCTGACGCTTTCGGAGACGATCCGGTACTGGGAGAACGCGTCGGACGATTCGGCAATCGCCTTCGAAAACGAGAGTGACCTCCCGCAGGGCGTCTACGATCCGGAGGGCTTCGAGAACGAGTCGGTACTCGGTGAGGTGCTCGGCGAACGATTCGCCGAAGGCGACGGGCGCAACTACAACGTCGAACTGGTCTACCAGAACGAGAGCGAGCGCGTCCCCGCCGACGAGCGCATCCACCTCGTCTACCAGGGCCAACCGGACACGAACGCCTTCACCGCGAGCACGGTCGTGACGCTGTACGAAGACCAGCATCTGACGGGCAACAACGAGACTGCCATGACACTCGCAGACGTCGACGAGAAATACGAGAACGGCGACTACGAGGAGATACCGGTCCCCAACGACGGCGACGGTGACGTCTACAACGTCGTGGAGGTGCGGGTGGTCGTATGGTAAGCGACCTCTCCAACCGAGATCGCGACCGCGGCCAGTTGATCCTCATCGGCGGGATCACCCTCGCGTTCGTCATTCTCGGCATCGTCGTCGTCTTCAACGGCGTGTTGTTCACCCAGACGATGGCCTCGAGTTCGACGACGGAGACGACGGACGTCGAGGTCGCCGAGTACGAGATCAGACAGAGCGTGCAAGGGACGGTCCAGCGGACGAACCTGGACGACGGGAGCGATCTGACTGATGCTGAAGAGCGATTAGTACCGCCGTATCGGAACGCAACGGTCGGTGATCGGCCATCGATAGTGGACGTTACGGAAGTCGAAATCGATGAAGACGCGCAGTGGTATCGGTCGACGCTCGAAGAGGGTGAGGTCTTCAACGCCACGGATGATCACGAGGATCGAACCGAACAGCATGTCGGTCGCTTCGCGCTACTGATCGACACGGACGACGACGGCGATCTAACCTTCAGCGTAGACGGCGAAGATGTCGATGTCGAACACGATAACGAGCAAATAGATATCGTGACCGGTTGTGAACTCGAGTACGAGGATCAGGACGTCGTCGAGATCGACTTCGTCGCCGGAACGACGAACGCGTCGGAGTTAGATGGTGACTGTGATGACCTCGATCTGATCGATCCATCCGACGAAATTGAGACGATCGAATTCGATGACGATACTGACGATATCGGCATGTACGAAATCGTCGCGAAGGGTAATGGCGACCTCACACCGGACATCGGTGGCGACGACGCAGTGTGGCAAGCCGACGTCACCTACCAGTACGACTCGAGCGACGTCACTGCCGAACGAGAAATCACGGTCGACATCTACGGTGATCGACGATGAGACGACGAGACGACCGGGCGGTGTCGATTGCAATCACGCACGTCCTGACGATCGCGGTGACGACGATCGTGCTGGCCGGACTGTTGATGGGTGCCAGCACGGTGCTCGACAGGGAACAGACACGGAGCGGCGAGCAGTCCCTCGAGACGATCGGCGAGCGGCTGGCGACCGAACTCGAGGACGTGGATCGGCTGGCAGACGACTCCGATGACAACACCGTCACCGTCTACGCCGAGCACCCGGAGACGGTGTCGGGATCGTCGTACACGGTCGAGGTGGCCGAAGACGACGACTGTGGTGAGTTGATCGACGGGGAGTGTCTGCGACTGACCGCACACGGCGGCGGGGCGGTCGCCACCGTGCCGGTGGACACCGAGGCGGAGCTCGACCCCGACAGCAGTGCAAGCGGTGGGACGATGAACGTGAGTTACACCGGCGACGAGATCACGATACGGAGTGAGTCGCGATGAGAGAGCAGTCGTTCGGAGACGACGAGCGTGCCGTCAGCGAGGTGATCTCGTTCGTGATGGTGTTCGGTATCATTATCGGCTCGGTCGCCGTCCTCTCGCTCGTCGGCTTCCAGCTGGTCGAAGACTACCAGGAGAACGAACAGCTCCAGAACGCCGAACGCGGGATGACCTCCCTGGCGGCGAACGTCGACGACGTGGTCCGGTACGACACGATCGACGAACGCTCGAGCGAGCTCGCGCTCCGGGAGGGACGGGTCGTCAC contains:
- a CDS encoding DUF7288 family protein, coding for MRGNNSDRGQAYTLEGLIGGMVVLMAVLLSLQAVVITPTTGGTIDRTIQAQQQQEVQDSLLVASHADEAENLTLSETIRYWENASDDSAIAFENESDLPQGVYDPEGFENESVLGEVLGERFAEGDGRNYNVELVYQNESERVPADERIHLVYQGQPDTNAFTASTVVTLYEDQHLTGNNETAMTLADVDEKYENGDYEEIPVPNDGDGDVYNVVEVRVVVW
- a CDS encoding DUF7266 family protein, producing the protein MRRRDDRAVSIAITHVLTIAVTTIVLAGLLMGASTVLDREQTRSGEQSLETIGERLATELEDVDRLADDSDDNTVTVYAEHPETVSGSSYTVEVAEDDDCGELIDGECLRLTAHGGGAVATVPVDTEAELDPDSSASGGTMNVSYTGDEITIRSESR